CAATAGATCTGCCTTTTTGATCCAGGCTAGCTCTCCCTCGTCGCAGGGGTGTGGCTCCCCCGTCCAGCCGTCTGCCGTGAACAGATGCATATACTCTGTCGGCCATAGGTTGGAGATGAACGTCACCAGCCCGCGATAACGGTAGCTGGTCAGCGTCAGCCCCGTCTCCTCCCAGGTCTCCCGCAGCAAACAGTCCTCTGGGCTCTCTTTGTCCTGAAACTTGCCGCCAACGCCGATCCACTTATCATGGTTGAGATCATTCTCTTTTTTCGTCCGGTGCAGCATGAGATATTCCTCTCCACGCTCCAGATAGCAGAGGGTGGTATTGATCATCGTTCATCTCTCCTTTTTTTCATTATACCTGGATTTTGAAGAAAAGAAAAGCCCTATCTTCTCCACCGGTTTATGATTCCTGGATTTTGAACAATTTTTTTGCAGATTTTCCTTGACTTTGACGCAGCGTCATGGTCTACACTTCATGTTGTCAGGAGGGATTATCTCATGGAATACACAGTCAAGGCCCTGGCGGAGCTCTCAGGCGTCACAGCGCGCACACTGCGCTGGTACGACCAGAAGGGCCTGCTCAAGCCGCTGCGGGTAAGCGACGCAGGCTACCGCATCTATGGTCCGGAGCAGGTGGACCGCCTGCAGCTCATTTTATTCTATCGGGCACTGGGACTGGAGCTCTCCGCGATCCGCTCGATTCTGGATGACCCGGGCTTCGACCGCCTAGCGGCGCTGCAGAGCCACCTGGCGGAGCTGGTGGGCAGACGGGAGCAACTGGAGAAATTGATCCTGACGGTCCGAAAAACGATTGAAGAAGCAAAAGGAGGAACTGCCATGTCAGATCAGGAAAAATTTGAGGCCTTCAAGCGGCGTACAGTAGAAGCAAACGAGCGCGCCTACGGTGCGGAGATTCGTGCACAATACGGCGACACAGAGGTAGACCGGGCCAATGCGTGCGTCCTCTCTCTGACCCAGGAAGAATACGACCAGTGGAAATCTTTGGGAGATGAGATTCTCGCGGCTCTGGCCGCCGCCGTCCGCTCCGGTGAAGCCCCTTCCGGTCTGGAGGGACAGCGGATCGCCGCCCTCCATCGCCGGTGGCTGTCCTATTCCTGGGAGGCCTATACCCCCCAAGCCCACGCGGGTCTTGCGGAGCTGTATGTGTGTGACTCCAGGTTCACCGCCTACTATGACCGGGAGGTTTCCGGCTGCGCCGCCTTTCTGCGGGATGCCATCTTGGCCTACACAAAGCACTGAACCGGCAGGCCGGCGGGAATTCCCGCCGGCCTGCTGCCGTTTTTCCCACAGGACGATGCCCCTATCCCCTCTCCTTGATAGGGTGGCGGATTACGGTCTTCCACTTCTCTGGTGCGACTTTTCTTGCGTCGGACATATAAATTTCGTGGTGCAGCCGCTCCTCGGTAAAATCCGTTTGGTAGCCGCGCTCTCTCAGGTATGCCTCCATCCGGGCAATTGTTTGAGGCTCCTCGTTAAATGGGCCGATATGCAGGCTCTGCACGCACAGGCCCTCCTCCACCGTCATAAACTCCGCAGCGGAGCAGTTCATCTTTTTCTTTTCCTCCGCCGTCCGAACCGCCCAGTCAAGGTCCTTCCGAGTGACAAAGTCCGGCAGGCGGATCACAGAAATCCATTGAAAGGCATCCTTGGCCTCCACTCCGGCTTCCGTCTGCCAGAAGCCCTCCAGCGGCGGTACCACATAGTCAAAGAAGCCTTCGATCCTGTAGCCCGTTTTATAGCTCATTTTCAGCGTATAGGCCACCGCGTACAGAATCCCGATGGCCTGCTGATAGGCCCCGTCCTCCGTGTTGGGATTGCCCTGTCCCCGCACCGCGATGTAGTTCATCGGCGGAACGTGGATGATCTCCGGTTGATCCTTAGGCATGTAGAACTCCCGATATTCCCTCTTAAAATCAAACGCCATAGCTCTCTCCATCCAGTACAAGATTCCTCCCCTGCAGATCGAGGGGTGTCATACCGCTATTATAGAATGCCTGGCGGACCCTGGCAAGGCAAACCGTGCTGCTTTCTTCGTTCAGGCCGCAGCCTTTCCCCTTGTCAAAGGGGCGGCGGCACCGTATAATAGAACCATCCAACATGGAGAAAGGCTGTGATGATATGTCCTCTGTTCTGCTAGCAGTCAACGGCACTTTGATGCGTGGCCTGGAGCTGGAGAAAAACCTGCTGGATGTGGGCGCGGTGTTCCGCTATGAGGCCAAAACCCGGCGGTGTTACCGTCTCTGGAGCATCCGGGATATCCACCCGGCCATGATCCGTGTGGAGCCGGGCGCGGAGGGCGCCGCCCAAGTGGATGTAGAGGTCTGGGAAATTCCGGCGGAGGGCCTTGCATCCGTTCTTCAAAAAGAACCCGAAGGGCTGACCATCGGCAAGGTGACGCTGGAGGACGGTGAGACCGTCCTAGGCGTGGTAGGCGAGCCGGCGCTGGTCCGTGGGATGCGTGAGATCACCTCTTACGGCGGCTGGCGGAACTATCTAAAGTCCCTGGAGAAGTAAGGGAGGCATGAAAATGCGCACAGCACTCATTCAAATGTCCGTGGCGGCGGATCGGGAGGAAAACATTGCCCGGGCCTGCGCCTTTTTGCGGGAGGCAGCCGCCCGGGACACTGACGTGGCAGTGCTGCCGGAGATGTTTTGTTGTCCCTATCAAAATCATTGCTTCCGTCCCTATGGTGAGGCGGCGAACGGGCCTGCCCAGGCGGCGCTGTCCGCTCTCGCGGCGGAGCTCGGCATGTACGTGGTGGGCGGCTCTCTCCCGGAGCTCTCGGAGGGCCGGGTCTATAACACCAGCTATGTCTACGACCGCCAGGGCCGTGAGATCGCCAAGCACCGCAAGGTCCATCTCTTTGATATCGACGTTGCCGGCGGGCAGCGCTTCCGGGAGTCGGACACCCTCTCCCCCGGCGATCAGATTACCACCTTTGAGACGGAGTTTGGCATCCTGGGGCTTTGTATCTGCTTTGACCTGCGCTTTGAGGAACTCTCCCGCTGCATGTGCCTGCGGGGTGCCCGGGTCATTTTCGTCCCGGCGGCCTTCAACATGACCACTGGCCCCGCCCACTGGGAGTTGTTGTTCCGGCAGCGGGCGGTGGATAATCAATGCTTTTTTGTAGGCGTCTCTCCTGCCAGGGACGAGAGTGCCTCCTACGTGGCCTATGGCAACTCCTTGGTAACGGACCCCTGGGGCACAGTACTCTGCCGTGCGGCTGGGGAAGAAACGATTTTGTACTCGGATCTGGACTTATCCAGGGTGGATGCCGTGCGGCATCAGCTCCCGATTCTCTCCGCCCGCCGGACGGACCTCTATGAGGTACGGGAGAAATGAGCGTCTTTGGAGTCTTTTACGCCATCGTCCGCCAAATTCCCGCCGGGAAAGTGGCCACCTATGGCCAGATCGCTCGCCTTGCTGGGATGCCCCGCTGTGCCAGGACCGTGGGCTATGCCATGGCCGGATGTCAGGACGCTACCGTTCCATGTCATCGGGTGGTGGACCGCTTTGGAGGCACGAAAGCCTGCTTTGATACCCACTCCCCCGGTACCCAGCGAGCGCTGCTGGAGGCAGAGGGAGTGCTTTTTCGCCTGGACGGGACCGTGGACCTGGAACGGTGTCAGTGGGCGCCGTCCGTCTCCGTACTCTGAGAACATCGGAGGTCTGCTCACAAGTGCCACAGTCTCTGCGAGCGCGGTTTCAATACCCCGGAAGCCTCCCTTCTCATGGGAGGTTTCCCCCTTTCCCATGCAAAATCAACTTGTAACCCTGTGGTTTTCTTGGGCAGGTAGACAAATTTTGCAAGATAGGTTACTTTATCTTGCAGAATTACTTTTCAAAGGCACTTTCTTATGATATAGTACAAGTAAGAAACGCGGAAGTCCCGCGGGTACAGGAGGTCCCTCCATGATCAAACTGCATGATACCGGCGTGTTTCTCGCAAACGGCGCGCCCGATTCCGCCGCCTCCCTCTCTCCAGAGGAGGGGCGCCAAAAGACCATGGCCTGGTCTATTCTCCAGGCGCACAATACCTCCGGCAATCCAGAGCATCTGCAAATCCGCTTTGACGCCATGGTGTCCCACGACATCACGTATGTAGGCATTATTCAGCAGGCTCGGGCCTCCGGGATGAAGGAGTTCCCCATTCCATACGCCCTCACCAACTGTCACAACAGCCTGTGCGCCGTGGGCGGCACCATCAACGAGGACGACCACGTGTTCGGCCTCTCCGCGGCGAAAAAATACGGCGGCATTTACGTCCCTGCCAACCAGAGCGTCATCCACTCCTACGCGAGAGAACAGATGGCCGGGTGCGGGAAGATGATTCTCGGCTCCGACTCCCACACCCGCTACGGAGCCCTGGGTACCATGGCCGTGGGCGAAGGCGGGCCGGAGCTTGCCAAGCAGCTTTTGAAGAACACCTGGGACATCCCCTACCCAAAGGTGGTGTTGGTCTATCTCACCGGCACGCCAAAGCGGGGCGTGGGGCCCCATGACGTGGCCATTGCCCTGGTGAAGGCCACCTTTGCCTCCGGCTTTGTGAATAACTGCGTGCTGGAGTTTGCCGGCCCTGGCATCGCGGCGCTGCCTATGGACTTCCGCAACGGCATCGACGTGATGACCACGGAGACCACCTGCCTCTCCTCCATCTGGGAGACGGACAGCGAGACGGAGCGGTTCCTGAAAACGCATCAGCGCCTGGAGGACTTCCGAGAGCTGCACCCGGACGAGGGCGCGTATTACGACAAGTACATCGAGATTGACCTGAGCCGGATAGAACCCATGATCGCCCTGCCCTTCCATCCCTCCAACGCCTGGACCATCCGCGAGTTCCTGGAAAACGCCACCGACATCCTCGCGGCAGTGGATGCGGACGCGAAGCAGCGCTTTCCCAAGGCCACTCCCCACCTTTTTGGGAAGGTACATGACGGCGGCGTGTGGGCGGACCAGGGCGTGATTGCCGGGTGCGCGGGTGGGCTTTTTGACAATATTGACGAGGCGGCAACGATTCTTCGGGGCGGCAGCTGCGGCAACGGCTACTTCTCTTTGGACGTGTATCCCACCAGTGTGCCCGTCAGCCTGGAGCTGACGAAGATCGGCGCCACCGCCGCGCTGCTGGAGAGCGGCGCCCTCATCAAGCCCAGCTTCTGCGGGCCGTGCTTCGGCGCCGGGGACGTGCCTGCCAACAACGGCCTTTCTCTGCGGCACACCACGCGGAACTTCCCCAATCGGGAAGGCTCCAAGCCCGCAGAGGGCCAGTTTGCTGGCGTGTGTCTGATGGATGCCCGGTCCATTGCCGCCACCGCCCTGCACGGCGGAAAGATCACCGCTGCCACGGACATCAACTACGAGCCCGTTCACCATGAGTATCACTTTGACAAGGGCGTTTATGACCGGCGGCTGTACAACGGCTTTGGGAAGCCGGCGCCGGACACGGAGCTGATCCTGGGCCCCAACATCACGGACTGGCCGAAGATGGAGCCCCTGGCGGAAAACCTGCTGGTAGAGCTGGCCGCCGTGCTTCGGGACGACGTGACCACCACCGACGAGCTCATCCCCTCCGGCGAGACCTCCTCCTACCGCTCCAATCCCCTGCGGCTGGCGGAGTTCACTCTCTCCCGCCGGGAGCCGGCCTATGTAGGCCGGGCCAAAGCCGCGGCAATGCTGGAAGCGGAGCGGCTGGCTGGAAAAGCGCCGGAGGCCCTTACTGCCATTTTGAACCGAGTGGGCGACGGTCCCGAATTGCTAAACACCACGCAATTCGGCTCCTGTGTCTTTGCCAACAAGCCAGGCGACGGCTCCGCCCGGGAACAGGCCGCCAGCTGCCAAAAGGTTTTGGGCGGATTTGCTAATATATGCTACAATTTTGCCACTAAACGCTACCGCTCTAACTGCATCAATTGGGGTATTCTGCCTTTTACCTTGGATGAAGGTGCGCCCTTCCCCTATGAGGCAGGGGACTTTGTGTTCGTTCCCGACATTCGCGGCGCTGTGGATGCCGGTGTGGAGGATATCCCCGCCAAGGTCATCCGGAAGGACGGCAACGTGGATGATATTTTACTTCATATCCAGGGGCTGACGGAGGATGAAAAAGAGATTCTTCTGGATGGCTGCCTGATGAATTACTATGCAAGGCGCGCTTGAAACAGGGATTTCATCCTCCCTTTTTCCCCCACCTAATAACCTCGGTCATGGGTGCGCACCACCTTGGGCGGTTGAAGCTGTATGTCCGCCGCATACCTGCCGCGGCGAATCCACATCGTAATTTTGGAGGTTTCCATGGAGAAAATCAAAATGACCACGCCCATCGTGGAGATGGACGGCGACGAAATGACCCGGGTTCTCTGGGGATGGATCAAGCAAAAGTTGATTCTACCCTTTGTGGATTTGAAAACGGAATACTATGACCTGGGGCTGCTGCATCGGAATGAGACGAGAGATCAGGTGACTGTGGAGGCCGCCAAAGCTACACAGCGCTTAGGCGTTGCAGTAAAGTGCGCTACCATTACACCTAACCGGCAGCGGATGGAGGAATATCCGCAGCTTACGGAGATGTGGAAGTCCCCCAACGGCACCATCCGGGCCTATCTGGATGGAACTGCCTTCCGCGCCCCCATCCTGCTATCCTGTATCAGGCCGGTAGTGAAAAACTGGGAACATCCCATCACCATTGCCCGGCACGCCTATGGGGATATGTACAAGGCCGTGGATATGGCCACGGAGGAACCAGGGACTGCCACGCTCACTTTCCGAAGCGAGAGTGGCAAGGAAAAAACCTTAACTGTCCAGAGTGTGCAAGGTCCCGCTATCTGGCAAGGCCAGCACAATACAGAGAAGAGCATTCGTGCCTTTGCCCGCAGCTGCTTTCAGTACGCCATCAGCCAGCGGCAGGACCTATGGTTCTCCACCAAGGATACCATCTCCAAGATCTATGACGGGGAGTTCAAGCGAATTTTTGAAGAGGAATATGAGAACACCTACCGGGTGGAATTTGAAAAGCTGGGCCTCACCTATTTCTACACCCTGATTGACGATGCGGTGGCGCGGGTTATCCGTTCCAAGGGCGGCTTCATCTGGGCGCTGAAAAACTATGACGGCGACGTGATGAGCGACATGGTGGCCACCGCCTTCGGAAGCCTTGCCATGATGACCAGCGTGCTGGTTTCCCCGGACGGTACCATGGAGTTTGAAGCCAGCCACGGCACCGTCACCCGGCACTACTACCGCTATTTGAAGGGTGAAAAAACTTCTACCAACCCCATTGCCACGATCTTTGCCTGGTCCGGCGCCCTGAAGCGCCGGGGCCAGCTGGACTGCCTTCCGGACCTCACGCGGTTTGGCGAGGCGCTGGAGTCCGCCTCTCTGGAGACGCTGGAGAGCGGTGTGATGACCGGGGATCTGGCGGGCCTGGTGGAGGAGGGCTTCCAGACCACCGTTGTGGACAGCGAGAGATTCTTGGACGCCATCGCCCAAAGGCTCGCGGAAAAGCTGGTCTGACCCCGATCCGGAAACGCAAACAAGGCCGCGCATCCTCTTGGATGCGCGGCCTTGTTTAAAATTGGTTGGAGAACACCGGACGGATAGCGTAGTGATAGTCCGAGATCAGCAGTGGCACGTAGGATTCATCCGTTGCGATGAGGGTGCCGTCCTCTAGCCGGAGGCCGAAGGACTTCATGCTCTCCGTGATATAAAGCAGTCGCTCCACCCCCAAGGTGAGAAACTCTCCCGACCGGCAGTACAGGATGTCCTGAAAGCCCTCGACATCCATGGCATCCCACTGGATTTGGGCTGTCACACCCTCCCGGCAGGTGCCCTCCACGGCCTCGATAGCGAAGCGGCCCACGAAGCTCTGGTCTCCAAGAGTCTGCCGCTCCCCCTCCATTGTGACGGTGGTCTCTCCCGCAGGCTCACCCGCTGGGGTGTAGACGGCGGCCGTCACCGTCAATGACACCGGCCGCAGGAATGCCCCACTGTAATCCAAAATCCCGAACAGGACAAAGCCCGTCATAGCGAGGAGCAGCACGCTTCCAAAAATTTCTCCCCACCGTCGCCGGGTCCTCTCCCGGGCCTGACGGACCAGCAAAGAAACGGCATGGCGAACCGTCATCTCCGGCATCTCCTGCTCCTCACCCCGCAGCAGTTCCAGCACCTGGAGTCCCAAAGCGTCCGCCAGTGGTTCCAACAGTGAAACATCTGGAAATCCCGCGCCGGTATCACATAGTTAAAGATATTGGTATCATTCAATCAATTTTGCCGATAAAGCGGTAGAAGATTTCTACCTCCTGTTCCCGGCTTCCGTCCTCACCTTTGACCGCTTCATGGACAACGATTTTTTCAATCAGCATATTCAAAAGTTCGGCGGTCAGTTCTGTTGGATTGACGCACTCTTTCATCAAGGCAATCCATTTTTCTGCGTCTACGGCGTTCTGGCTTTCAGTGGCGATAGCGGATTGAAGCTGTTCAATCTTTTCGTCCAGTTCAGCCTGTTCGCTTTGGTACTTCCCGGACAGCATAGAGAAGTTGTATTCCGTGATACGCCCCGCCGCCCAGTCCTCATACATCCGGGCAAACAAAGTATCGACTTCGGCTTTTCGCTTCTCTGCCTTTTTCAGTTCTGCGGCCTGCTTCTTTCTTGCGGCAGCCTGTCCCTTATCAGTGGCATTTAACAGCTGCTTCAAGAGCCGTTCTTCATCATGCTGTACCAGCCCCGACCAGTATTGCAGACGGGAGAGGACATAGGCATAAAGCACATCATAACGGATATAGTGCATGGAGCATTGGCGTGTGCCCTGCCCGTACTTGCTACAATGATAATGGCCGTAAGGCTTGCTGTTCTGCCTGTTCTCCCCATAGGACAGCGACCAGCCGCAATCCGCACATTTTACCAATCCGGAAAAAATCTGCGTTGTACCATCCTTGCACTTCCTGCGGCGGTTTGCTATCTGCTCCTGTACCTGCCGGAAAACCTGCTCGCTGATAATCGGCTCCTGCGTGTTCTCCACCCGCACCCATTCACTTTGGGGCTTGCGTACCCTCCGCTTGTTCTTAAAGGAAATGTTCGTTTCCCGGTAATGAATGGTATGGCCGATATAGGTTTCGTCTTTCATAATGCTCTTGACCTGGGCTATCGTCCATGCGTAGCTTTTTTCCTCCGGCGCACCCGCATAGATGTTTGCAAAAGTCCCGTCACGCTGGAAGTTGATAAATCCCGGTGTGGGAACCTTTTCCGCAATCAGTATTCTTGTGATACTGGCCGCCCCTCTGCCATGAATAGCAAGGTCAAAAATCTTCTCCACTATCCAGCGGGTTTCCTCGTCGATTATCAGCTTGTTTTTGATTTCCGGGTGTTTCCTGTACCCGATGGGAGCATAGGCGCCGATACGCTGTCCTGTGGCAAACTTTGCTTTGAAAGCGGCCTTTACCTTGCGGCTTGTATCTTTCGCAAACCATTCATTGAACAGGTTTTTGAACGGGACAAAATCGGAAAGCCCTTTCTCTGTGTCCTCATTCTCCGCAACGGCGATGTAGCGAACCCGTTTCTCCGGGAACAGAAATTCCAGATAGTAGTCCATCATCACATGTTCCCGCCCGAAACGGGACAGGTCTTTCGTGACAATGCAGTTTACTTTTCCGGCTTCCATATCGTCCATCATGCGCTGAAAATCCGGCCGTTCAAAAGATGACGTTAGATAACGATACTTTTGAAAACACTGGAAAATCAAGGTTTTTCGAGCGACGGACAAGCAGGGTATTGTACTAAAAACTGAATACGACGCAGAAGCGGCGTTTCTTACTCTCTACATGGGAGAACAGGAACGCCGCTTTTTTCATGCCCTTTGTTACGCAGTAGGGGCAGAAAAAGCCTTGCTACAAGCGGTTTTGCGGGTGTGTATCTGGCGCGGCAAGGGATTTATACCTTATCCCCCGAAACTGCGCTTCTACTGCGTAACAAATCCAAAGCAAAGGAGCTATGAACTATGGCAGTTTTCAGAGTGGAACGGAACAAGGGCTACACCGTAATGAGCAACCACCACCTACGCAACAAGGAGCTTTCCTTAAAGGCAAAAGGGCTGTTGTCGCAAATGCTGTCACTCCCCGAAGATTGGGACTACACCTTGAAAGGCTTATCCCT
Above is a genomic segment from Pusillibacter faecalis containing:
- a CDS encoding GyrI-like domain-containing protein, with translation MAFDFKREYREFYMPKDQPEIIHVPPMNYIAVRGQGNPNTEDGAYQQAIGILYAVAYTLKMSYKTGYRIEGFFDYVVPPLEGFWQTEAGVEAKDAFQWISVIRLPDFVTRKDLDWAVRTAEEKKKMNCSAAEFMTVEEGLCVQSLHIGPFNEEPQTIARMEAYLRERGYQTDFTEERLHHEIYMSDARKVAPEKWKTVIRHPIKERG
- a CDS encoding MerR family transcriptional regulator, with the translated sequence MEYTVKALAELSGVTARTLRWYDQKGLLKPLRVSDAGYRIYGPEQVDRLQLILFYRALGLELSAIRSILDDPGFDRLAALQSHLAELVGRREQLEKLILTVRKTIEEAKGGTAMSDQEKFEAFKRRTVEANERAYGAEIRAQYGDTEVDRANACVLSLTQEEYDQWKSLGDEILAALAAAVRSGEAPSGLEGQRIAALHRRWLSYSWEAYTPQAHAGLAELYVCDSRFTAYYDREVSGCAAFLRDAILAYTKH
- a CDS encoding NUDIX hydrolase, whose product is MINTTLCYLERGEEYLMLHRTKKENDLNHDKWIGVGGKFQDKESPEDCLLRETWEETGLTLTSYRYRGLVTFISNLWPTEYMHLFTADGWTGEPHPCDEGELAWIKKADLLSLPLWKGDQIFLDLLDRNTPFFSLKLQYEGDDLVLAVLNGERIV
- a CDS encoding allophanate hydrolase-related protein; this encodes MSSVLLAVNGTLMRGLELEKNLLDVGAVFRYEAKTRRCYRLWSIRDIHPAMIRVEPGAEGAAQVDVEVWEIPAEGLASVLQKEPEGLTIGKVTLEDGETVLGVVGEPALVRGMREITSYGGWRNYLKSLEK
- a CDS encoding carbon-nitrogen hydrolase family protein, which translates into the protein MRTALIQMSVAADREENIARACAFLREAAARDTDVAVLPEMFCCPYQNHCFRPYGEAANGPAQAALSALAAELGMYVVGGSLPELSEGRVYNTSYVYDRQGREIAKHRKVHLFDIDVAGGQRFRESDTLSPGDQITTFETEFGILGLCICFDLRFEELSRCMCLRGARVIFVPAAFNMTTGPAHWELLFRQRAVDNQCFFVGVSPARDESASYVAYGNSLVTDPWGTVLCRAAGEETILYSDLDLSRVDAVRHQLPILSARRTDLYEVREK
- a CDS encoding hydratase, whose product is MIKLHDTGVFLANGAPDSAASLSPEEGRQKTMAWSILQAHNTSGNPEHLQIRFDAMVSHDITYVGIIQQARASGMKEFPIPYALTNCHNSLCAVGGTINEDDHVFGLSAAKKYGGIYVPANQSVIHSYAREQMAGCGKMILGSDSHTRYGALGTMAVGEGGPELAKQLLKNTWDIPYPKVVLVYLTGTPKRGVGPHDVAIALVKATFASGFVNNCVLEFAGPGIAALPMDFRNGIDVMTTETTCLSSIWETDSETERFLKTHQRLEDFRELHPDEGAYYDKYIEIDLSRIEPMIALPFHPSNAWTIREFLENATDILAAVDADAKQRFPKATPHLFGKVHDGGVWADQGVIAGCAGGLFDNIDEAATILRGGSCGNGYFSLDVYPTSVPVSLELTKIGATAALLESGALIKPSFCGPCFGAGDVPANNGLSLRHTTRNFPNREGSKPAEGQFAGVCLMDARSIAATALHGGKITAATDINYEPVHHEYHFDKGVYDRRLYNGFGKPAPDTELILGPNITDWPKMEPLAENLLVELAAVLRDDVTTTDELIPSGETSSYRSNPLRLAEFTLSRREPAYVGRAKAAAMLEAERLAGKAPEALTAILNRVGDGPELLNTTQFGSCVFANKPGDGSAREQAASCQKVLGGFANICYNFATKRYRSNCINWGILPFTLDEGAPFPYEAGDFVFVPDIRGAVDAGVEDIPAKVIRKDGNVDDILLHIQGLTEDEKEILLDGCLMNYYARRA
- a CDS encoding MGMT family protein, encoding MSVFGVFYAIVRQIPAGKVATYGQIARLAGMPRCARTVGYAMAGCQDATVPCHRVVDRFGGTKACFDTHSPGTQRALLEAEGVLFRLDGTVDLERCQWAPSVSVL
- a CDS encoding NADP-dependent isocitrate dehydrogenase, encoding MEKIKMTTPIVEMDGDEMTRVLWGWIKQKLILPFVDLKTEYYDLGLLHRNETRDQVTVEAAKATQRLGVAVKCATITPNRQRMEEYPQLTEMWKSPNGTIRAYLDGTAFRAPILLSCIRPVVKNWEHPITIARHAYGDMYKAVDMATEEPGTATLTFRSESGKEKTLTVQSVQGPAIWQGQHNTEKSIRAFARSCFQYAISQRQDLWFSTKDTISKIYDGEFKRIFEEEYENTYRVEFEKLGLTYFYTLIDDAVARVIRSKGGFIWALKNYDGDVMSDMVATAFGSLAMMTSVLVSPDGTMEFEASHGTVTRHYYRYLKGEKTSTNPIATIFAWSGALKRRGQLDCLPDLTRFGEALESASLETLESGVMTGDLAGLVEEGFQTTVVDSERFLDAIAQRLAEKLV